The genomic DNA cacatgcctgtaactTGCTCCTgtgggtggcagagacagaagggtcaCTGGGGAATTTCTGGCTTCTGAATTTCTGGCTTCTGATAACCGAGGAAGAATGACCCCTGGTTcaggaagagaccctgcctcaaaggaatggGTGGGAATTACAGAAGATATTGGTTGGCCTCTGCATATGCACACCACCCCTgacacacgcatgtacacacacacacacacacacactctctctctctctctctctctctctctctctctctctctctctcaatgtaaggattttgttttggtatttaaCTTTAAAGAACAAACACTTTAGAATTACTTATGGATAGCCCAGGTaagtataataaaaaatatatgccAGCTTGAATAAAAGCATCTTTATGAAGCTTATTATTACtttgtataataaatatatgcTGGGACAAAGCAGGAATAGTGATTTCACCTCTAGGCCTGGCACTTGGAAGGTTAAGGCTGAAGATTGATCCAAGGAGTCTGAAATTAGCGTGGACAATTTAGCAAgaactaaaaataagaataagaagccgggcggtggtggcacacgcctttaatcccagcccttgggaggcagaggcaggtgggtctctgagttcgagaccagcctggtctacaagagctagttccaggacagcctccaaagccacagagaaaccctgtcttaaaaaaaatgggaaaaaaaaaaaaaaagagtaagagccaggcggtggtggtgcaagcctttaatcccagcactcgatgggcagaggcaggcggatctctgtgagttagaggccagactggtctataacataagttccaggacagcaagaactgttttacagagaaacactgtctcaacctGCGCCCCCTCCACAACCAAGAAAAATAAGctggatagctcagtggttaagagcattggctgctcttcctgaggtcctgagttcaattcccagcacgtACATGGGCACGTGGTGTctcacaaaccatctgtaatgggatctgatgcccagaaagacagaacactcataaacatgaaataaataaatcactcaaaaaaaaaaaaaaaaaaagtcaggtagtagtggtgcatgcctttaatcccagcccttgggaggcaggtggatgtctgtcagtttgaggctggcctacagaacaggacagccaggacagccagggctgttacacagagaaatgctgtgttTGAAAGAAAAGGCCTCcgaagggagtggcactattaggaagtgtggccttattggagtaggtatggccttggaggaagtgtgtcactgtggatacaggctttgaggtctcacacatgctcaagctttgctcagtgtaataatcagaccacttcctgttgcctgcaagatgttggactctcagcttcttctccagcaccatgtctgcctgtatgtagCCATACcgcaccatgataatggactgaacctctgaactgttaaGTAAGCCACCCTaactaaatgttttcatttgaaagAGGTGCTATGGTCACGGTGtcatttcacagcaatagaaaccctaagacaccctgtctcaaaaaaaaaaaaaaaaaaaaaagggtgggtggtgatggcacatgccttaatgccagcacttaggaggcagaggaaggtggatctctgtgagtttgaggccagcctggcctacagagggaattccaaaacagctagggctactcagaggaactctgtctcaaaaaacaaaaacaaacaacaacaaaaagaggaggaagaggaggaggaggaggaggaggaggaagaggaagaggaggaagaagagaggaggaggagctggagaaatggctaagtggcaaagttaagaacactggctgctcttctagaggaccccaGCACCTGGCAACTACATGGCAGctacaactgtttgtaacttcaTTCCAGGGGATTCAATCTCATGTTCCGGCCTCTGTGTAtatcatatgtacatatgtgaatactgtattcacatacatgcagacaaaacatctatagacaaaaacaaacaacagctcATATCATCAAGTGCTATCAAACAATAAAAAGGCCTAAGGACAGGTGTGACAGCCAAGACTAcctctagcatttgggaggcaaaggcagggagatcttagctgaggccagcctgggctatacagacaCCTCCatctcaaaagagagaaaaaggggagggaagaagggaaagagtgAGAAAACAAGGTGAGAGGGTATCCCAGTAGTGAACCACATGTCCAGCATGAACAAGGCCATGCGTTCAATCCTAgcacaaacaaaattaaacaaccCAAGTAGACAAATACACTCACATATTCATACCATACAAAAAGGATTTTACCATTTtattagattaaaaaaagaaaacaacattctAACAAAACCAGAATGAACTAGGAGAAgaaatggtgaaaaaaaaaaaaaaacagcaaagctCATCGAGgacaaagggaagaggaggaactgAGAGCCAGGTCGGCAGAGGAAAGACGTTTCTATGGAGCAGGAATCTATTTAATGACAATTTTCTGACGCAAGGCTCGTGGTCCAGAGCCAGGGAGTGGCTCAGGGGGTGGGGGGCCAGGGCCTaaggctgaggcagcaggggGTAGTCCATGGGCAGTGATGTACTTCTTGTAGGCCTCACGAATGATCTTGAAGGCTCGAGCAGTGGCATAGGGTATGTCTGTAACAGGGTCCCGGTACAATGCTGGACGATGGGTCACTGGGCAGACCTCCCGAACAGGGACCTTTGGGGGTCGCCCTTGGGGAAACCACTCTTCAAATGTTGCATCATCACTGAATGTGATGAAGGTACGTGAGCAGTGAGCAGGAGGGACAGCAGGTCCAGAGCCAGCATGTGCAGTCAGTGCAGAAGCTGTAGGAGCAGGATCAAGTCTGAGggcaaaagacagaaaaattacaaaatgccGAGGAGAAGGCAAGGaatcaggctgggtgtggtgtggtACATGGCTGTATTgtcagtacttgagaggctgagggaaGATGACTCCCCTGAGCTTCAAGccactggagagacagagcaaGTACCTGTCTCAATAACAAAAAGCTGGGCAGGGAGCTGGAAAGAcgactcagcatttaagagtacCACCAGCTACTCTCCCAGAGGAAATTGGTTTCACTTCTAGCACCCAACAGCGGCTCacaccacctgtcactccagttccaagaaatcTGTCTCCTTCTTCTGGCTTCAATGGGCACCAGGTCCGACATACGTACAGGTAAAATATtgatttacatttaaataaaataaaataaaaatgctgggAGGTAGTAGAGCATGCCTTTAttgccaggtggatctctgtgacttctaggccagcctgatttactgAGAGACTtctagggctgcacagagaaaccctgtctcaaaacaaacaaacaaacaaatcaacaaaacaaaaacaaggcatgATGACTCACAATTGTtatcccagtactaaggaggaAGATGCAGGTAGATCATGGGTTtgggactagcctgggctacacagtgagactgttcaagaaaacaaaacaggaaggaaTAAGCTGAGAGAAGGATGAGAAACGTCTGTAGGAGGAAGTAACCTCTAAGAGAAGCCAGGGAGACGGGGTTCACTCACCCTTCCACGTCCACATTCTCCTCCTTGGGACCAGGCTCCCCAACAAGTGGCACTGTCACTGAATGGTAGGTGATTACTGGCCCAGGGCATTTGCGCTTCTTGTGAACCTGCTTCTTTTTGTCAGCCTCCAGCCTTTCATAGGTCTCTGCAAGAGGATCAACAGGAGAACGAGGGAAGGATCAGTCTATCTTTTCCCACACGGTAGCTCTGGCCGGTGATCTATtaaattacgtgtgtgtgtgtgtgtgtgtgtgtgtgtgtgtgtgtgtgtgtgtgtgtgtgtgtgtgtgtgtgtgtgtgtgtgcgctctcGAGTACATCtgcacacgcacatgtgcacatgcatgtagaggtcagaaaacaacttgccAGAGTCAGTTCCCTGCTTATATTATATGaactccagggatcaaacttgggtcaacAGGGTTgttggcaagtacctttacctgctgagctatcacAGATCTCACTAGGCCCTGTCCTATGatcttaattattaatctaaTCACTGCTACTCTGGCCAGCTATAGAAGTCCTTCCTTTCTCAAATATAAGCAGGTCCTTACCCACTCAATACTGGAAGAGGCCTTGTGATAGGAACACACTGATTTCCATTTCTCCCAACCCCAAACGACCACCAACCTGCTCCTGGCTCAGACATAGTCTGTCCAGTTTTCAGATGAAATACAATTCCTGATGAcagtttcccttttttatttgagGTGTGTTGGGGGTGGAGACATGGtgtcattatgtagctctggctggccttgaattcagagatccatccacctgcctcttgctccccagaaagtgctggggttaaagacgtgcaccaccgcCACCCCACGAGCCGGAACTAGTAAGTGTGAACTTTCTAATCATTTTGCCTCCAATCTCCATTTGTCTGGTCCTCCAGGTTTCAGTTTTCCTCATGCACCTCACAGACTGACCCAGTGAACGTAAGTTGAGCTCTTCTGTGATCTTGGCCTCCCTGAGCAGCTCTTCCTGGGTTAGTGGTCGCTCACAGTGGGGACCCTTTCGCCTCCGGGACTGTCCTTGCCGTTCCTGAACGCGAAGGAATGTTTGTCGAGTATGCTCAGCTGTAGATTGACGCATAGACTTCCGACCTGCAGAAAGTAAGATGGGAAGAACTCTTTGAATTcatttctactttctttcttcttctttttttttaatttttaaaacacatttccaaaatcctggctgtcctg from Cricetulus griseus strain 17A/GY chromosome 1 unlocalized genomic scaffold, alternate assembly CriGri-PICRH-1.0 chr1_0, whole genome shotgun sequence includes the following:
- the Vps72 gene encoding vacuolar protein sorting-associated protein 72 homolog; translation: MSLAGGRAPRKTAGNRLSGLLEAEEEDEFYQTTYGGFTEESGDDEYQGDQSDTEDEVDSDFDIDEGDEPSSDGEAEEPRRKRRVVTKAYKEPLKSLRPRKVSTPASSSQKAREEKALLPLELQDDGSDSRKSMRQSTAEHTRQTFLRVQERQGQSRRRKGPHCERPLTQEELLREAKITEELNLRSLETYERLEADKKKQVHKKRKCPGPVITYHSVTVPLVGEPGPKEENVDVEGLDPAPTASALTAHAGSGPAVPPAHCSRTFITFSDDATFEEWFPQGRPPKVPVREVCPVTHRPALYRDPVTDIPYATARAFKIIREAYKKYITAHGLPPAASALGPGPPPPEPLPGSGPRALRQKIVIK